In Microbacterium profundi, the DNA window GTCATCCGTGACCACACGGCGCACGAAGCGCTGTCCCTCGCGGACGATGCGCTGCATCTCCTTCGAGATCGCCTTGACGTCCTCGGGTGTGAACGGCGTCTCGACGCCGAAGTCGTAGTAGAAGCCATCGGTGACCGGCGGGCCGATGCCGAGGTTCGCCTGGGGGTTGATGCGCTGCACCGCCTGGGCGAGGACGTGCGCGGTCGAGTGCCGCAGGATCGCGAGCCCGTCTTCGCTGTCGATCGTGACGGGCTCGACCTCATCGGTCGTCGTCACGGTGGTCGCCAGATCCTTCAGGTCGCCGTTGACGCGCATCGCGACGACGGATCGGTCGGAGAACAAGGCGAAGCCGTCTGTCGGCTGGGCGTTTTCAGGCACTGATCACTCCATTTGGGTCGCCTCTAGGCTACTCGCCTCGCGGCGTCGTCTGCGCGCTCGGAGCGGATGCCGTCGGGGTCGTCCCCGTTAACGAAAAGTGCTCCCGTGGAGTGGAAGTCCACGGGAGCGGCGATCACGTTCGTCTAGGTGCGCGGGTCAGAATCGGGTGGCGTGGCGCGCGGCGTTGACTCTGGCATCGCGCGCTGACGGTCGCGAACGGGAACGGGCGGGCCGTTGCGGTGTGAGAGCGTGCGGGATCGCACGGCGAGGGGCTCGTGGCGACTGTCGGTGCGTGCTGTGACGCCCCGGGACCCCTGGGGAGGCCTATGCGGGCGCCAGCCCGGCGGCTGTAGCGACGCGGAGCTTGCGGAGGTTGTGGCAGATCGTGTGGAGTAGCCATTCGCCTTGGGCGCCGGCGAGTCCGCGTAGCCGGAGCTGTCCGGCGTTTTGCCGGGTCTTCATCTGCCCGAACGCGGGTTCAACGATGGCTTTGCGGCGCGCGTAGTCGGTGCGGCCCTGCTCGGTGCGCAGCGCGTGCGCCATCCGCTCCCGCCGGCTCGCGTCCTCTGGGGCCGGGTCCGGGGCGCCGGCGGTAGGGAAGCTCTCGCCGTGACGTTGCCGTCCCGTCGCGATCAACACCTGTGCGTCCAGATCGTCGGCGGCTTCGAGGTTGGGCGCCGGCTCTCTCACCGCCCCGGTGGCGGAGACTCTCGACACGTACTTCCGTCAGTGCTCCGTGCTCGTCACGGCGCGCGACATCGCCGTGATGGGAGCAACCCTCGCCAACGGCGGAGTGAATCCGGTGACGGGTGAGCGCGTCACCAGCGCGGAGACGTGCCAGCACGTCATGACGATCATGGCCACCTGCGGCATGTACGACTACGCCGGTGAATGGCTGCTGCGGGCCGGGCTCCCGGCGAAGTCAGGAGTCGCCGGCGGACTCGTCGCGAGCTCGCCGGGCGAGGTCGGGCTGGGCCTGGCTCGTCCCCGCGCCGGTCCTGGCCGAACTGCTGATCCTCGGCCTCATCGACCGCCTCCGCCTCGGCGAGCAGCGCAGCGACCTCGGCTTGGAGCTGATCGATCTTCGGCACGATCCGGTCATAGCTCATCGCCTTATGCCGCGACGCGTTCGCAGCCAGCTTCGTGCCATCCAGCGCGACACGCCCCAACCGCACCAGCCCCGCCTCCGCGCAGACCCGCAGCACCTGCAGGAACAACCCCGGCAGGGCATCCAGGTGACGCCGACGAAACCGGGCCAGCGACCGGTAGTCGGGCGCCTGGTTGCCCGACAGCCACCGGAAGGCGATATCGCGCTTGCAGCGCCGCTCCAACTCACGAGACGAGGTCACGCCCGTCGCGTACGCGAACAGCAGCAGCTTCAACATCATCCGCGGGTCATACGGAGGCGCACCCGAGGCGGACGCGTACGACGCGTAGACCGGCGTCAGATCCAAGAGCTCTTCGACGACCTCGGAGATGAACCGGGCCTCATCATCCTCGTCCAGCCAGTCATCCAGACTCGGCGGGAGCAGGAAACACTGCCCCTGGTCATACCCACGGAACGTCTTGCCCGCACCCGCCGGTGCAGCCGATCCCGGCGCCCGCGCCTCACCCGGCTCGACCTCGAACAGACCCTCCAGGCTGGCAGTCACCGTCATGAATCGATTCTCCCAGCACCCCGCGCTATCCACCGGATTCACCCCGGCGCGTTAACGGAAGGATCTGACCCACGCACCTAGAAGGGACGACGCGTGAACAAGTCAATTCTCTCACAGAGCGGGGCATGTCGATGGAAGGACGGGAAAGCGACCTCGAACCCGTGCATCGTCGCATTGATCCGGTCAGCGAGCTCGGCTCGGCTCCAGCGATGTACATCTCATCCTCACAGTTGTACAACGCGAGCATGTCCCGCATCACTGCCTCTGAGGCGCGCAAGAGCTTCGCTAGTGTCATCGAGACAGCCCAGCGCGAGGCCGTCACCGTCGAGCGTCGCGGCGAGGCTCAGGCTGTCATCGTGTCGGCTGCCGAGTACGACCGACTGAGGAGCGCTGCCCAGGAGATCGAGGACATCACTGCGTTCGATGCCGCCATGGCCGAGGAAGGACCCAACATCCCCTGGGAGCAGGTCAAAGCCGATCTGGGCTGGTGAGACGTCCCGCATGGCCTATGAGATCGAAGTGCGTCCTGCTGCGCTGCGAGCTCTGAAGAAAATCGACAAGCGGGACCAATCCCGGATCCAGGGTGCGATCGCACTCCTGGCGGCCGATCCGCGTCCACCAGGAGCGAAGGCGCTGCGCGTCCGCGACGGGCTCCGCATCCGTGTCGGGGACTACCGCATCATCTACACCGTCCAGGACAGCCGGCTGCTGGTGGTCGTCGTCACCCTCGGTCAACGTCGAGAGGTGTACGACCAATGAACGGTACTGCGTCCTCTGGTCAGCGCTGGGACGGCGATCACCTGGCTCACGAGCGATGTCCGCCGTCCCGACGGTCCAGGCGAGGTGAGCCTGTTCACTGCCCTGGACTCTGCCCGCTGGCAGGAGCAAGGGCTGCCACGCGACCGCCAGTGTTGGGCGCGAAAAGTTCCCCACACTTTGAAAGCACAATCGACACTGCTGAGGCTCTGTGGGTTGCGCTCGGCGACACAATCGAGTGCGCCGACGATCCATCGTTCTACGGCCCGCAGAGGTATCAGAACTGATACTATCCTGTCATGGTGAAGGATCAGAATGGGCGCGCCCACCGTCCTGCCGTCCCCGGTGGCGGCCAGTTCTCCGAGTCTGCACACACGCCACCGGAAGCGAACCTGCCGCCAGCGGACACGATGCCTGCAGGTCTGGAGGCCGTGCTCGAATCAGCCGCGCGACTGCAGCGTCTCGTACCCGACGCGGTCCTCGTCGGAGGCACCGCTGCCGCCTACTACGCCCGGCACCGCACGTCCACCGACCACGATCACATCGTTCGTGACCTGAACCAGCGCTTCGAGGTCGTCCTCGACGCGCTGGAACGCGACGGAGACTTCGTCCTCAACCGAGCCACTCCGGGGAGGATCATCCTCGGCGAGCTCGGCGGCATCGAAGCCGGCGTCCGGCAGCTCATCCGCGCCCGCCCGTTGGAGACCACCCAGGTGCAGCTCCGCTCCGGAGACATGCTCACCGTCCCCACCATCGACGAACTCGCACGCATCAAGGCCTACCTGATCGTGAAGCGGAACCAGATGCGCGACTACGTCGACATCGCTGCCCTGTCCGCGACTTTCGGACCAGACCGAATCGGCGCCGTCCTCGGCGACATCGACGACTACTACCGCGACGACACCCATCCCGAAGATCGCCCCGTCCGATCCCAGCTCGCCCGCCAACTCGCCTCCCCGCAGCCGCGGGACGCTTCCCAGATCGCACGGCTGAGCTCATACAAGGGGATGACCCCTCGATGGCAGAACTGGGATGAGATCGTCGCAGCGTGCCGAACCGTCGCCGCGCATATCCCCACCGGAGGTGAATGACATGCCCTTGGCCTTTCGGAACATCGACGTGACCCCGAACGACCCCGTCGAAGCATGGGGGTTCGAGGGCATGCTCGCCGCACTCGATCGCGGATACCTGCAGCACTGGGCGCGCATCGCTGACGCCGTGCACGCGAACCCCGACCTGCGCGCCGTGTTCGAAGAAGCCGCTGACGCCGCCGAATCGACGTCCGCGGTCGAATACGTGCGCCTCCTTCTCGCCATGAAGGGCCGGTCCCCCAGCGAGATCGCGCACGACCATCTCGTGACGGCCTTCCGGAAGACTCGGATGACGCAGCAGCAGGTCGCCGAGCGGCTCGGAACGTCCCGACCCCGGCTGAGCACCTACCTGTCCGGCAAGGTGACCCCCAGCATGGACGTCCTCGTCGCCCTCGAGAGTCTCGCGGAAGAGCGGGTCGCTCCCCTCCTCGCGCCACGTCTCGTCCTCATGTGACCACCCGCGCCCGCAGGGTTCATGCGGGGCATGACCGACATCAGCGCCGACGCGCACGCACGCGGTGAAGCAGCCCGGGTACGGGGACGGTTCGGTGAGCAGGAGCGCACCGCAGAGGAAGTCTCACTCGCCGGAGCATCGACTTTCCGCAGCTGCCTCGAGAACCAGGTGGACCTTCGCGACATCAGGTCCATGGGCGGGGACGAGATCGACGCGTTCGACGACATAGAGGCGGAGAGCGCCGCACGTCGAAAGCTCGGAGTCGCGGGCACCACACGATCGGATACTGAGTTCTGCAACTACCTCCGGTACGACCTTCGAGAGAACCCGTTACGTGGTTCCCGGGGCGTGCGGGAGCGCCCTGGCACCGGTTCTCAGGTGCGCAGTGGCGCCAGCGGCGGGGTAGCAGCCGGCCGCGGGTGAACATGCCGATCAGCGTCCACGCGGACAGTTGGGAGTCCCCGCGCCGTTGGCAGGCCAGCGTGGTCGCGGCGAGCAGGTTCAGTGCGTCCCCGAGCCGGGTCGGCCACACCAGGCGGCGGTTCAGGATGTCGGGCTCAATTGGTAGCGGCGCCGTAGTGGAAACAAAAAAGCCCCGGAAAACCGGGGCTGATCTGGTATTTAGTCTGTGCGCGATACTGGGATCGAACCAGTGACCTCTTCCGTGTCAGGGAAGCGCGCTACCGCTGCGCCAATCGCGCCTGTGAAGGCTATTAAGTTGATGCGACGAGGTGGCGACGGGATTCGAACCCGTGTAAACGGCTTTGCAGGCCGGTGCCTAGCCGCTCGGCCACGCCACCGTGTGGATTGACCCCACGTGCCGTGAGCCCCTCAGAAAGAGACTCCTGCACTCGAGCGGATGACGAGATTCGAACTCGCGACCCTCACCTTGGCAAGGTGATGCGCTACCACTGCGCTACATCCGCGTTGTGTTCCGGCTCACCGGGCACTTGTAAAACTTTAGCCGATCATTTCGATCCCGCAAAACCGAAACCCGATCTCGCGCGTGTCATGCGGTTTGGTCATGACGGCGTCCGGCATTCGGGTAATATCGTTTCTCGACCCCCTGGGTCATGGGCGATTGGCGCAGTTGGTAGCGCGCTTCCTTCACACGGAAGAGGTCATCGGTTCGAGTCCGGTATCGCCCACCATGAAAACCCCTGGTTATCCGGGGGTTTTCGTCTTTCAACTACTGGCCCACAGCGTGTTGTGTGGACAGATCGGCCGGTTGTGTGGAATCGGGGTCCGCGAGCGCTCCAGCCGCGAGCGCCCAGGGCCGTTGAGCGTCCACCTGACGGTGTGTATAGACGCCCTCTGTGATGTTGCTGGCTGAGTGCCCGACACGCTGTTGGATGACCGGCAGAGGGCACCCCGCCTGGTCCAGCAGAGTCACGTGAATGTGCCTCCAGCCGTGCATCCCCATCAGCGGCAACTTCTCCCGCTTCTCCACGACGATCATGCGCCGCGTGACGTACTTGGGATCGACCGGCGACCCGTCCTCCTGTGAGAACACCAGGCCGTTGTCCTCCCAGATGGGCATCCCGAAGGTGCGCGCGATCCTGGTTCGCCGCAACGACGTCGACCTGGCCGTGGACCGTTCCGCGTACTTCACCAGCGACCGCACTGCGATCCGCGCGACCATGCGCGTGTCGTTCGCGTTCCCGCACGCGGCCGCAGTTCAGAAGATCAGCCTCAGCGCATGATCTGAAGCGGAGCAGGAGGGATCGGCCGGAAGGGTTCGGTCCCTCCTCACGCCAATGTGCACAACTTGTGCTGATCGTCCTTCTTGAGGGGATTCCCTGCCGGGCTTTGCCAGGTGAGAAGGTCGCGGATCCAGTGGTCCGCCCCGTGAAGGGGGCTCAGCCTGGACATGATCGGCAGGTTCGTCACCGTACCGCCGAACAGTCCCGAATCCTTCTGCGCGCTTTTCCAATTCCGGTCTTCGTCGCGCTCACGTTGTTCATGCTTGTACGTCGCAAGAGCCCGGGGGAAGTCCAGGATGATGGCCTCGCCCGATTCTAACCTGAGCGCCTCACCGACCACGGTTTCATCGTCCACGGTGATCTGGGCGCGCACGTTCAGCGCGATGTCCGGCCCTAGATTCTGGACGCGATAGCGGCCCGGTGTGTCCCAGTCACAACTCCAGTCGATTCGGTGAAGTTCGGTAGCCCGCTCGGCCTCACGCTTCGTGATCGCGTTGGCCTCTCCGACGCCTGGGTGGAGAGGATCACCCGACCCCGGATCGATAGCGACCCGCGCGTGATCGACGCCGAGCAGGAACACCAGGCAGCACGCGACGCGCTACTGCACCGGCCCGAGCGCGCACAGACCGCACGACTCGCCGCATACGCGCGAGCATTCGGCGCGGAGACCGTGATCCGCAACCAGCAGGCATACCTCACCACCAACCCCGCACAGCAAGCCGCACGAGCCACGAAGACCGCAAAGCAGGCGCGGGAAGAAGCCAAACTGCTGCGCACACTCACCCCCGCCGAAGCCGCAGAGCGGATCGAGCAGACCCGCGCAGCACAGGCCGCACGCGACGCCCAGCAAGCGGAGCAGCGACGTGCCGCGCTCCACGACCAGAGCCAGCACCGAGCCGCCCCAAGCCAAGCAGCGTCCGACCGTGGCCATAGCTTGTGAGCGCCGCAAATCCTCCCCATTGTCAGTCCCCAGCGATAGACTGAAACCATGACTCCGAAGCTCGCAGAAGTGCTGGACGCAGCTCGTGCGCTCTCGCGCTCAGAGCGCGCCGAGATCGCACACGAGCTGATCGCTACTCTCGAAACCACTGAAGAGTTCGATGAAGCCCGCTACGCCGAACTCACATCTGCGGTGAACGAGGGCATCGAACAGCTCGATCGTGGCGAGGGGATTCGCGTTTCTGCCGACTCCATCGATGAATATATTCGCGATCTCGGTCAGGTCGCTACAAAACGCGCTGCTCGTCGTATCGCGTGACGCACGAACTCTTCCTAGCACCCGCGGCTCGCGCGGACATCGTTGACGCGCTTGAATGGTCAGTGAAGAGCTTCGGCGACACCGTACGCGATGGGTACGAGGCTCTGATCATCGCAGCAATCAATCTGATCAGAGACGATCCGACCGTACTGGGTTTCACGCGAACGTGACGACCTTGCGATCGGCCTGCGGACCCTTCATTTGCGGGCCTGTCGCAACGAGGTCAGCCCGGCGGTGCGTCGCATCGCCAGCCCGCGCCACTTCGTGGTCTACCGGCACGTTGGCGAGGTCGTCCAGGTCGTTCGCCTGCTGCACGAGGCGATGGACATTCCCGCGTAGCGCATCCCGAATAGCGGCTGAGAACGATCACCCTAAAATCACCCCGACAGCGGTTTCATGGGTCTCTGAGGCACCCGTAGGCCCCGAAGAATCAAGGGAAGCCCTGATCTGAGCGCCTACACACGGAAGAGGTCATCGGTTCGAGTCCGGTATCGCCCACCACACTGTCAGATCTAGACTCCCCGCATGGGACTCCTGACCTTCAGCGCCAACGTCACTCTCGACGGCTGCGTCGATCATCAGGAGGGCATCGCGGATGACGAGACGCACGCCTTCTTCACCCGCCTCATAGACGAAGCCGGTGCGATGCTGTGGGGGCGCATCACCTACGAGATGATGGAGAGCTACTGGCCGGCCGTCGCTCGTGGCGACGAGAGCGCACCTCCGGCGTTGCGCGAGTGGGCGATCAAGCTGGACGCCAAGCCGAAGTACATCGTCTCGTCCACCCGAACTGACTTCCCATGGACCAACAGTCACCACATCGCAGACGATCTGCGTGCGGGCGTCCAGAGGCTCAAGGACGCGACGCCAGACGGTGTACTCCTCGGCAGCGGCGCGCTCGCGACGGAGCTTGACCGGTGGTTGGAGCTGATCGATGAGTACAGATTTCTCATCCAACCCGTGATCGCCGGCCACGGCCCGACCCTGTACCAGAGCGGACTGGCGAGCACGCGAATGCTCGAGTTGGTCTCCGCAGAACCGCTGCACAACGGCACTGTCGCCATGCATTACCGGCGCGCAGGCTGATACCGAGAACCTCACTTATTGAGGTGTCTCCGTGCTCCCATTGGATGGAGCAGCAGGACGCGCGCGCAGATGGATGCGCTTGCCCTCCTTGCTGAAGATCGACAGCAGCTCCGTTTGTCGGGTGCCGACGCCCGACAACCAATGCGGGATGCGCGTGTCGAATTCGGCAGCTTCTCCGGGACCGAGCACCACGTCCTGCTCACCGATCACGAGACGGAGACGACCCGACAGCACGTAGAGCCATTCCTGCCCGTCGTGCACTTTCGGCTCCGGCACGGCGGCGACGCCTGCCGGGTTCGCCGGAAACGTGACTTTATAGGTCTGCACCGGACTGGATTCAGGCGAGAGCGACTCATACCAGGTGTCCCCCATGCGCTTTCTGGTGCGTGCCACACGCGGGTCCGGTGCTTTACGCGGAACGATGTCGTCGAGTTCCAGCCTCAGCGCCCTGGCGATCGGCACGACGAGCTCCAGGTTCGGCGCCCGCTTTCCCGCCTCCAGGCGCGATAGCGTGCTCGACGATATCCCGGTCGCTTCCGAAAGGTCGGCGAGGGTCATACTGCGCTTCTCGCGCCAGCTCTTGAGTCGGGGGCCGATGAGTGAGACCGAGTCGTCGGGCATGATTCTCCTTGCTGATTCAGCACAGATATTTGCCACAACGGTACCATCTGCGCACTCTTGGAACATGACACGCGACGACCGAACATCAACAACACCCGCAACCGGCACTGCAACACCCGACGAACTCTGGGATGTCATCATCATCGGGGGCGGCGCCGCAGGCCTCAGTGCCGCGCTCATCCTCTCGCGCGCCAGACGACGTGTTCTCGTCCTCGACGCACAGGAGCCGCGCAACCGCTTCGCACCGCACATGCACGGCGTGCTGAGCCGCGACGGCTACTCCCCTCTCGATCTCGTGGCCGACGGCCGACGCGAGGTTCTGGCTGCGGACGGAGTGATCCGAACGGCGCGCGTGATCGAGACCCGCGCTGTCTCCGACGGATTCGAGGTCATCACCGAAGCAGGCGCCCGCATCACCGCGCGTCGCCTCATCGTCGCGACGGGAACTCGCGATGTGCTCCCCGAGATCGATGGGATCGCAGAGCAGTGGGGCCGTGGCATCGTCGCGTGCCCGTACTGCGATGGCCGCGAAGCCGTCGGGAGCAGGATCGGTGTGCTGCTGGGCTCTGCCGCCGGCATCCACAAGGCGCACATGCTGCGCTCGTATTCCGCCGACATCACCGTGTTCACGGCACTCGCAGACCCGATCGGTGAGACCGATCGACTCATCCTCGAGCAGCGCGGCATCCACCTCGAACACCGGAGCGTCACACGCGTCGTTTCCGACGGAGACCGGCTGACCGGACTCGCACTCGCCGACGGCACGGTCGTACAGATCGAGGCGATCTTCGCCGAACCGCGACTCGTCCCGCTCGATGAACCGCTGCAGCAGCTCGGTGCCGCGCGCACCGAAACGCCTTTCGGCGCGTGGCCCGCGGTCGACGAGTTCGGACGAACGAGCGTCCCCGGAGTCTGGGCGGTGGGAAACACGGCGAATCCGGCCGCGCTGGTTCCCATCGCGATGGGGTCGGGCGCCACAGCCGCGCTCGCATTGAACGGAGAGTTCGTCGCGGAGGAGGTCGCGCTCGCCGCCCGAGCAGTGAACGCCGATCAGGAAGCGGGAGTGCGGTGACTCACGAACCGGATGCCGCGACAGACGCGACTCGATTCTGGGATGAGCGGTATGTCAGTCGACGCACCGAGCACGGGCGGATATGGAGTGGGCGGGTCAACGCGACGGTGGCTCAGCAGGTGTCTGAGCTGACGCCGGGCACGGCGCTCGAACTCGGATCCGGCGAAGGCGCTGATGCACTCTGGCTCGCCGCTCGAGGGTGGTACGTCACCGCGCTCGACATCTCTTCGATCGCTCTGGAGGTCGGCGCAGCAGAGGCTGCGAAGGCGGGACTATCCGACCGGATCGAATGGGGCTCTTCCCAGATGAGGGTGTAGGTTGGCCGGGCGCGTCGGTCCGCAGATAGACGTCGAGATCTCCCGACGACGGAGGTTCCTACGCCATCCATCCGAAAGACCTCGACGGGCCCGACGCTACCCCGCCGGCCGGCTTCGGCCGCCCTGACCTAACCGCCTTCGCGTCTCATCCCAATCGGCTCTGATCGAGTCTGCTGACCCCCTCGACGAGAACGCAGCGACATCACAGCCACCCAACCCCGACCGTCCGGGAAGCCGGGGCACGTCACATGGGCTGTGCTGCGGGCGTGTCGAGTGGGTCGTCCAGGGGCGACGCAGGAGCGTCGACGCGACGTGCTGAGAGGTGGTTCCAACCGAGCGCTAGGACACCGGCTACAGGCATGGCGATAGGTCAGGAACGGCGTCGCTCCCTGCGCAGGAGGGAGCGCAGAGTCTCGGCGTTTGCGTAGCCGACCCGTAGCGCGATCTCGGCGGAGGTGAGGTGCGTGGTTGCTGAGAGGTGTCGAGCTCGTTCGGTGCGAAGCCGTTGGACGAAGCCGAGCGGAGTGAGGTTGAGCGCCGCACGGACTCGTCGTTCGAGGGTGCGCCGGCTGGTGCCGAGCGACTGCGCGACGAAGGCGACGTTGAACGGTTCGTCCAGGCGGGCGCGCACGAAGCGTTCGAACTCGACGACGATCGGGTCCTCGTGCCGGAGATGTTCGTAGGCGACGAAGGCCGCCTGCGACGGGCGCTCGTCGATGATGAGGAGCTTGGCGACATGTTGGGCCAGGTCGGGGCTGATCGATCGTACGAGTGAGAGCGCGAGGTCGATGTGGGCGAACGCGGCGCCGGCGGTGACGAGGTTCCCGTCGACCA includes these proteins:
- a CDS encoding dihydrofolate reductase family protein, producing MGLLTFSANVTLDGCVDHQEGIADDETHAFFTRLIDEAGAMLWGRITYEMMESYWPAVARGDESAPPALREWAIKLDAKPKYIVSSTRTDFPWTNSHHIADDLRAGVQRLKDATPDGVLLGSGALATELDRWLELIDEYRFLIQPVIAGHGPTLYQSGLASTRMLELVSAEPLHNGTVAMHYRRAG
- a CDS encoding transposase; translated protein: MSRVSATGAVREPAPNLEAADDLDAQVLIATGRQRHGESFPTAGAPDPAPEDASRRERMAHALRTEQGRTDYARRKAIVEPAFGQMKTRQNAGQLRLRGLAGAQGEWLLHTICHNLRKLRVATAAGLAPA
- a CDS encoding phage major capsid protein is translated as MCLQPCIPISGNFSRFSTTIMRRVTYLGSTGDPSSCENTRPLSSQMGIPKVRAILVRRNDVDLAVDRSAYFTSDRTAIRATMRVSFAFPHAAAVQKISLSA
- a CDS encoding class I SAM-dependent methyltransferase, with translation MTHEPDAATDATRFWDERYVSRRTEHGRIWSGRVNATVAQQVSELTPGTALELGSGEGADALWLAARGWYVTALDISSIALEVGAAEAAKAGLSDRIEWGSSQMRV
- a CDS encoding tyrosine-type recombinase/integrase; the protein is MFSQEDGSPVDPKYVTRRMIVVEKREKLPLMGMHGWRHIHVTLLDQAGCPLPVIQQRVGHSASNITEGVYTHRQVDAQRPWALAAGALADPDSTQPADLSTQHAVGQ
- a CDS encoding helix-turn-helix domain-containing protein; amino-acid sequence: MPDDSVSLIGPRLKSWREKRSMTLADLSEATGISSSTLSRLEAGKRAPNLELVVPIARALRLELDDIVPRKAPDPRVARTRKRMGDTWYESLSPESSPVQTYKVTFPANPAGVAAVPEPKVHDGQEWLYVLSGRLRLVIGEQDVVLGPGEAAEFDTRIPHWLSGVGTRQTELLSIFSKEGKRIHLRARPAAPSNGSTETPQ
- a CDS encoding helix-turn-helix domain-containing protein translates to MPLAFRNIDVTPNDPVEAWGFEGMLAALDRGYLQHWARIADAVHANPDLRAVFEEAADAAESTSAVEYVRLLLAMKGRSPSEIAHDHLVTAFRKTRMTQQQVAERLGTSRPRLSTYLSGKVTPSMDVLVALESLAEERVAPLLAPRLVLM
- a CDS encoding nucleotidyl transferase AbiEii/AbiGii toxin family protein translates to MVKDQNGRAHRPAVPGGGQFSESAHTPPEANLPPADTMPAGLEAVLESAARLQRLVPDAVLVGGTAAAYYARHRTSTDHDHIVRDLNQRFEVVLDALERDGDFVLNRATPGRIILGELGGIEAGVRQLIRARPLETTQVQLRSGDMLTVPTIDELARIKAYLIVKRNQMRDYVDIAALSATFGPDRIGAVLGDIDDYYRDDTHPEDRPVRSQLARQLASPQPRDASQIARLSSYKGMTPRWQNWDEIVAACRTVAAHIPTGGE
- a CDS encoding type II toxin-antitoxin system Phd/YefM family antitoxin, which codes for MSRITASEARKSFASVIETAQREAVTVERRGEAQAVIVSAAEYDRLRSAAQEIEDITAFDAAMAEEGPNIPWEQVKADLGW
- a CDS encoding type II toxin-antitoxin system RelE family toxin, giving the protein MAYEIEVRPAALRALKKIDKRDQSRIQGAIALLAADPRPPGAKALRVRDGLRIRVGDYRIIYTVQDSRLLVVVVTLGQRREVYDQ
- a CDS encoding NAD(P)/FAD-dependent oxidoreductase is translated as MTRDDRTSTTPATGTATPDELWDVIIIGGGAAGLSAALILSRARRRVLVLDAQEPRNRFAPHMHGVLSRDGYSPLDLVADGRREVLAADGVIRTARVIETRAVSDGFEVITEAGARITARRLIVATGTRDVLPEIDGIAEQWGRGIVACPYCDGREAVGSRIGVLLGSAAGIHKAHMLRSYSADITVFTALADPIGETDRLILEQRGIHLEHRSVTRVVSDGDRLTGLALADGTVVQIEAIFAEPRLVPLDEPLQQLGAARTETPFGAWPAVDEFGRTSVPGVWAVGNTANPAALVPIAMGSGATAALALNGEFVAEEVALAARAVNADQEAGVR